The genomic window GCACGCCCACGTGGTGCGGCAGCTCGTGCGGGTCCAGGGTGCGAGCCAGGCGGTGCTCGTAGAAGGAGTACAGCAGACGGGGGAGCTTCACAGGTGCCCAAACCCCCTGGATCGACTCGGCCAACGCGGATTCACACCGTCTAAACTACCCGTAGGTCAAGCGCAATCCAGCAGCGCCTCATCGCCCCGGCCCCGGCCGGGGCAGTCACGGAAGGCAGGGGAACCGATCATGCGAGACGATCGCGCGACCACGTCCAGGACGGCCACGCCACCCACGGTGGTGCGCCACACCCGCAGCGGTCCGCTCACCGTGGAGAAGAAGCCCGCGTGGCGGGGCTGGATCCACGCCGGTTTCAGCCCGTTCGCCATCGCCATGGGGGTGGTGGCCATCGTGCTCGCACCCACCGTGCAGCTGCGGCTCGCGTGCGTGGTCTACACGATCACCGCGGTGATGCTCTTCGGCACCTCCGCGGTCTACCACCGCTTCTACTGGGGTACCCGCATGAACGCGGTGCTGCGCCGGATGGACCACTCGAACATCGCGCTGATCATCGCGGGGACGTACACGCCCCTGGCGGTGGCGTTCCTGCCCAGCGGCCGGGCCACGGTGCTGCTCGCGGTGATCTGGTCCCTCGGGGCACTGCTGGTGGTCTTCCGGGTGTTCTGGCTCGGGGCCCCGCGCTGGCTCTACACCCCGCTCTACGTGGTCATGGGGTGCCTGGCCCTGCTGTACCTGCCCGCGTTCTTCGCGGTCAACGTGCCGGCCACGGTCCTGCTGATCTGCGGCGGCGCCGCCTACATCGCGGGCGCGGTGTTCTACGCCACCAAGTGGCCCCGGCTGCTGCCCGCGACCTTCAGCTTCCACGAGGTCTTCCACGCGTGCACGATCGTGGGCTTCGTGTGCCACTACATCTCGATCATGCTGGCCATGTTCGCCTCGTGAGCGGGCCCCGGCCGCGCGACCCCCGCACGACCGGTCCGGACGCCGCTCGGAGCGTCGCACCGCCCGCGCCGGTCATCGCTCGTGGGGAGCCGTTCCCCGTCGGGGCGTGAGCCGCTGTCCGCCGTTGCCGGGCCGTCCGGGACCGGGCCTCACCCGCGGCGGGCTCCCGACCGGGCCGCCAGCTCGGCCACCGAGTGCACGGGGAGCTCGCACCGCCCGTCCCGGCACCGCCACACCGTGAACCCCGCGGTGCCGGTGGCCGGAACCCCGTAGGGCGCCACGGCACCGTCCAGCACGAGCGTGTCCAGCACACGCTCCGCGCCCAGGACGTCCAGCACCTCGCGCCACTGCCCGGGTGAGGCGTCCACGACCTCCAGCAGCTCGGGGGCCCGCGTGCAGCTCAGCACCGCAGAGACCATCCCGCCCGCGGCGGTGGGCGCCTTGAGCACCACCCCCGTGGCCCACGAGGTCACCAGCTCCGTGATCTCCCGGCTCGGGCGCCCTCCCGTCTCCGGCCGGGACAGCTCCGCGATCCAGCGCGCGAGCACCGAGGCGCCGGACGCGGCGACGTCGTCGAACGGCTCGGCGCGCCCCGTGGCCCCGGCGGCCTCGAGCGTGGGGTCGAGGGCGGCGTCGTCGTGCACGGTTCCGTCGCGCACGAACCGGGCCACGGCCGTGTCCGCGAGCGCCACGCTGCGCTCGTACCACACGCCGCGCCCCGTGGCCCGGCCCAGCGCGAGCAGCCCGGCGCCCAGGAACGCGTAGTCCTCCAGCCGCCCCTCGTGGGGGTCCACGACGCCGCCGCGCGAGGTCCGCGCAAGGGTCCCGTCCTCGGGATCCCGGTGCCGCTGCCACAGGAACTCGGCGGCCGTCTCGGCGCTCTCGAGCCACTGCGGGTGCTCGAGCAGCACCGCGGCCTCCGCGAGCGCGGTCAGTGCCATGCCGTTCCACGCCGTGACCACCTTGTCGTCGCGGTGCGGCGCGGTGCGCTCCAGCCGACGGTCCCAGAGGGTGCGGCGCAGACTCTCGTCCAGGATGCCCGTGACGGCGCCGGCCTCGCCCCACGCCGCAGTGACGGGCCCCGGACCCGCGCTCCGATCCTCTCCCCCGGTGCCCGCCGACCCGCGGGAGAACGTGTAGTAGGCGCCCTCGCGTTCGGCCCCGGGGTCGTGCGGGGAGGGATCGCTGTCCGCGTCCAGCGAGGCCGCGAAGGCCCCCTCCGGGGTGGTCATCTCCCGCTGCAGCCATGCCACGAGGGCCGTGGCCGCGTGCCGGTATCGGGCCGCCCGGGCGGTGTCCGTGCCCGCGCGCTCCAGCAGCTCCACCGTGCGCGCCAGCACCCGCAGCAGCTGGGCGTTGTCGTAGAGCATCTTCTCGTAGTGCGGCAGGGACCAGTCCGGGGTCACGGAGTAGCGGAAGAAGCCCCCGCCCACGTGGTCCTGCAGCGCCCCGCGCACCATGGCGTCCAGGGTGGCGCACAGCAGTTCCCGAGCGGTCTCCCGCTCCGCAGGGGCCGGGCCGGTGGCCTCCGCGGCGGTGGCGGCTGCGTCGGGGATGTCGGAGTCGGTGGTGGCTGGGGCCGTGCCGCCCGAGTCAGTGGTGGCTGGGTCGGTGGTGACTGGGGCCATGCCGCCTGAGTCGGTGGCGGCTGAGCCGGTGGTGTCCGGGGTCGCGCCGCCCGCGGCGGCGGGGGCGGCCGCGCGGTGCTGCCGATCCGCGGCGGTGCCGGGGCGAGCGATCCGTGTCAGGGCCTCGAGGGCCGGGGACGGCGGGAACTTGGCGCCCAAGCCGAAACCCTCGTGGGCGGCGTCGCGCGCGAGCTCCAGC from Kocuria rhizophila DC2201 includes these protein-coding regions:
- a CDS encoding thioredoxin domain-containing protein; the encoded protein is MSNRLARATSPYLLQHAENPVDWWEFTPEAFAEARERDVPVLLSVGYAACHWCHVMAHESFEDPETGREINEHFVAVKVDREQRPDVDSIYMAATQLLTGQGGWPMTVFLTPQGRAFHAGTYYPPRPMQGRPSFRQLLAAVHEAWTARRDEVLRSADQLADALARHPRLVDRMLADAGPSVVTEPGEDAPDAAQRLVGAWLDGLELARDAAHEGFGLGAKFPPSPALEALTRIARPGTAADRQHRAAAPAAAGGATPDTTGSAATDSGGMAPVTTDPATTDSGGTAPATTDSDIPDAAATAAEATGPAPAERETARELLCATLDAMVRGALQDHVGGGFFRYSVTPDWSLPHYEKMLYDNAQLLRVLARTVELLERAGTDTARAARYRHAATALVAWLQREMTTPEGAFAASLDADSDPSPHDPGAEREGAYYTFSRGSAGTGGEDRSAGPGPVTAAWGEAGAVTGILDESLRRTLWDRRLERTAPHRDDKVVTAWNGMALTALAEAAVLLEHPQWLESAETAAEFLWQRHRDPEDGTLARTSRGGVVDPHEGRLEDYAFLGAGLLALGRATGRGVWYERSVALADTAVARFVRDGTVHDDAALDPTLEAAGATGRAEPFDDVAASGASVLARWIAELSRPETGGRPSREITELVTSWATGVVLKAPTAAGGMVSAVLSCTRAPELLEVVDASPGQWREVLDVLGAERVLDTLVLDGAVAPYGVPATGTAGFTVWRCRDGRCELPVHSVAELAARSGARRG
- the trhA gene encoding PAQR family membrane homeostasis protein TrhA, which encodes MRDDRATTSRTATPPTVVRHTRSGPLTVEKKPAWRGWIHAGFSPFAIAMGVVAIVLAPTVQLRLACVVYTITAVMLFGTSAVYHRFYWGTRMNAVLRRMDHSNIALIIAGTYTPLAVAFLPSGRATVLLAVIWSLGALLVVFRVFWLGAPRWLYTPLYVVMGCLALLYLPAFFAVNVPATVLLICGGAAYIAGAVFYATKWPRLLPATFSFHEVFHACTIVGFVCHYISIMLAMFAS